The Flammeovirga yaeyamensis genome segment GGAAATGGGTATTTTCGTAGGTACTGTAATCACTTACCCAGACGAATTAGGCGAACTAAATAAAGGTCGTTATTTTACTGGTAGAGCTCTTGATAATAGAATTGGCGGTTTTATGATTGCCGAAGTAGCTCGTCGTATTAGCGAAGAAAAATTCAAGGTTCCTTTCGGTTTATATGTTGTTAACGCTGTACAAGAAGAAGTGGGATTAAGAGGTGCTGAAATGATTACTCAACACATTAAACCTAATGTAGCTATTGTAACTGACGTTTGTCATGATTCTTCTGCACCAATGTACGATAAGAAAACTGAAGGAGATACGAAAGGCGGTAAAGGTCCTGTACTTACTCTTGCTCCTGCTGTACAAAATAACTTGTTGAAGATGCTAATTAATACCGCTAAAGAGAAAGAAATTCCTTTCCAAAGAGCTGCCTCTTCTAGAGTTACAGGTACAGATACAGATGCTTTTGCTTATTCTAACGGAGGTGTACCATCGGCATTAATTTCCCTGCCTTTGAAATATATGCACACTACGGTAGAAACTGCACATAAAGATGATATAGAAAATACCATCAAATTGATGCATGAGTTTGTGAAACAATTAGAAAATAATCACGATTTCAGATACATCA includes the following:
- a CDS encoding M42 family metallopeptidase, with the translated sequence MDQHSKDFLYKYLNNASPTGFEAEGQKIWLDYIKPYVDETYVDNYGTAVGIVNPDAPYKVVIEAHADEISWYVNYITPEGYIYVIRNGGSDHQIATSKKVLLHGENGIVEGVFGWPAIHTRKPGKEANPSLDNIFIDVGADSKEEVEEMGIFVGTVITYPDELGELNKGRYFTGRALDNRIGGFMIAEVARRISEEKFKVPFGLYVVNAVQEEVGLRGAEMITQHIKPNVAIVTDVCHDSSAPMYDKKTEGDTKGGKGPVLTLAPAVQNNLLKMLINTAKEKEIPFQRAASSRVTGTDTDAFAYSNGGVPSALISLPLKYMHTTVETAHKDDIENTIKLMHEFVKQLENNHDFRYIK